Proteins co-encoded in one Epinephelus moara isolate mb chromosome 13, YSFRI_EMoa_1.0, whole genome shotgun sequence genomic window:
- the ift140 gene encoding intraflagellar transport protein 140 homolog, whose amino-acid sequence MAVYFDHRIEAPESSGVPSQLTWHPALPLLAVGSSSHTTGGNVDLYLQQGEYVESCHLERPHQPAVLRWHPMKPVLAVGWENGETVLLTHPSGDQTVLPSTHSACITLLEWSSSGSRLVTGDQTGVLAVWKVDARGRLQGNHLVKHEYNKPLTCCIFRPASPGDDVAMLARASVSGDESALDMFSWKGAPLKMGPQEGLTFYISTADGKVHSVDEHCKTSILLCVEGAIKKLFYLEKREALAVITETMMLSQYTLGPEGGAKEFIKVKLSSKTGQNVDIVWTENSLLITATGEQVIRLWDLDGDDNYVLHLDETLGYERGEMINCVSYCAGKEILAAGTSHGRIAMWKMVVQSGSSRGDAKAQWKLQTPTETEGNVIQLQWGSSLNLLAANNSNTVLILCEHVMSAHFSQQVAAVQLAPTQLSITQFTSGAHLALQSDIHIKGVCVTKDSVTVWSGKQVTVYELSGTALRNTGSFPCDSHVVAVHGENLYTLEPNRVQIRTPQGTVKQLLTFTKAEGNPVLLSVCQSYLVVGTDTAHIRVFDLSRRDAKAHCSAKNLTDQIANLGALRSVKCNANGSQVSILISQVNGRPDHKVYFYDVEMDTVTHFDFFIGRPSSGISQPEESERQQFQGAELSGRCPVSHYWDESEPRLFVCETVPISSESSLTDFLDTVDVSVVTLYCTQEHGLLLQDCYPKPSGLQALLALDVPYYYFSCKPGESDPGLPEISATTSAPPQQTHPSRSSAAQFPHMVSRRALRDFVGLENCEKATRDAMLNFSFYLTIGDMDEAFKSIKLIKSKAVWENMARMCVKTRRLDVARVCLGNMGNARAAKALKEAEVEPEPEAQVAMLAIQLGMLEDAEKLYKSCQRYDLLNNFYQALGQWQQALETAESHDRIHLRTTYYNYAKYLESMGDKSLALAYYENSDTHRVEVPRMLQDDTSSLEIYVNKMKDKNIYKWWAQYLESQSDMDSALRFYECAQDYLSLVRVQCYMGNIQKASEIANDTGDRAASYHLARHYEGHDDIRQAVHFYTRAQAYNNAIRLCKENGLDDQLMNLALLSNAEDMMEAACYYEEKGTHMDRAVSLYHKAGYVSKALELAFATQQFSALQLIAEDLNEYSDPALLARCSDFFITHSQYEKAVELLVAAKKYHQALELCVTQSLTITEELAERMTVTDSKDLSEEARKELLERIADCCMRQGNYHLATKKYTQAGNKLKAMRALLKSGDTEKIVFFATISRQKELFIMAANYLQSLDWRKDPEILKTIIGFYTKGRAPDLLAGFYEACAQVEIDDYQNYEKALDALTEAYKCLSKAKDSSSGQHEVKLADLQHRVTLIKKFVLARRLYAEDAGEAVRLCEALLEEPELDPAVRIGDAFGFLVEHHCQQGNYQVAYRKLEELQKLLPSQNVRYYVSQASLEALQKELGIPMERGEHRHNVKEEDEVEEDLNVS is encoded by the exons ATGGCGGTGTATTTTGACCACCGTATTGAGGCCCCTGAAAGTAGTGGTGTGCCCTCTCAGTTGACCTGGCACCCAGCTCTTCCTTTACTGGCTGTAGGCTCAAGCAGCCACACCACTGGAGGCAATGTAGACCTCTACCTGCAGCAG GGAGAGTATGTGGAGAGCTGCCATTTAGAGCGTCCCCATCAGCCTGCAGTGCTGCGCTGGCATCCCATGAAGCCAGTGCTGGCAGTAGGCTGGGAAAATGGAGAGACAGTGCTACTGACACACCCTTCTGGAGATCAAACAGTCCTTCCCAGCACACACTCAGCCTGCATCACACTGCTGGAGTGGAGCAGCTCTGGCAGCCGCTTGGTAACTGGTGATCAG ACTGGAGTGCTAGCAGTATGGAAGGTAGATGCCAGAGGGAGACTTCAAGGAAACCATCTCGTGAAGCATGAATACAACAAACCTCTGACTTGCTGCATCTTTAGACCGGCCTCGCCTGGGGA TGATGTGGCAATGCTAGCCCGGGCATCAGTCAGTGGAGATGAGAGTGCTCTGGACATGTTCAGCTGGAAGGGAGCGCCTCTTAAGATGGGCCCACAGGAGGGACTCACATTCTACATCAGCACTGCAGATG GCAAGGTCCATAGTGTGGACGAGCACTGTAAGACAAGCATTCTTCTCTGTGTGGAGGGTGCAATCAAGAAGCTGTTCTACCTTGAGAAAAGAGAGGCGCTTGCTGTCATCACAGAGACCATGATGTTGTCACAGTACACTCTTGGACCTGAGGGAGGAGCCAAGGAATTTATAAAG GTGAAGTTAAGCAGCAAGACTGGgcaaaatgttgacattgtctGGACGGAGAACAGCCTCCTCATCACGGCAACAGGAGAACAGGTTATCAG GCTATGGGACCTCGACGGAGATGACAACTATGTTTTGCATCTTGACGAGACTCTGGGGTacgagagaggagagatgatcAACTGTGTTTCATATTGTGCAGGAAAAG AAATCTTGGCAGCTGGTACCAGCCATGGGCGCATAGCAATGTGGAAGATGGTGGTGCAGtcaggcagcagcagaggtgaTGCCAAGGCCCAGTGGAAACTACAGACACCCACAGAAACTGAAGGAAATGTCATTCAGCTACAG TGGGGCTCGAGCCTGAATCTGCTGGCAGCCAATAATTCCAACACAGTGCTGATCCTGTGTGAGCATGTGATGTCAGCCCACTTCAGtcagcaggtggcagcagtgCAGCTTGCCCCAACTCAGCTCAGCATCACTCAGTTTACATCAGGAGCGCACCTTGCCCTACAGTCTGACATACACATTAAGGGAGTCTGTGTTACAAAG GATTCAGTGACAGTCTGGAGTGGCAAGCAGGTCACTGTGTATGAGCTTTCAGGGACAGCTCTTCGCAATACAG GGTCATTTCCTTGTGACTCCCATGTCGTAGCTGTACATGGTGAGAACCTCTACACTTTGGAACCTAACAGGGTCCAGATTCGCACGCCACAG GGCACCGTGAAGCAACTGCTGACCTTCACAAAGGCAGAAGGCAACCCTGTACTACTCAGTGTGTGTCAGTCTTACCTGGTGGTAGGCACAGACACAGCACACATTAGAGTATTTGACCTCTCCAGAAG AGACGCCAAAGCTCACTGCAGTGCTAAGAACCTGACTGACCAAATCGCCAATCTGGGAGCCCTGAGGTCAGTCAAATGTAACGCCAACGGCAGCCAAGTCAGCATCCTAATCTCTCAG GTTAATGGGCGACCGGATCACAAAGTGTACTTTTATGATGTTGAGATGGACACTGTGACACACTTTGACTTCTTCATCGGCAGACCGTCCAGTGGTATCTCACAGCCAGAAGAAAGTGAAAG GCAGCAGTTTCAGGGGGCAGAACTCAGCGGTCGCTGCCCTGTATCTCACTACTGGGACGAAAGTGAACCTCGCCTTTTTGTTTGTGAGACTGTGCCGATCAGCTCTGAATCCTCATTGACTGATTTCTTGGATACG GTGGATGTGTCAGTAGTGACACTCTATTGTACGCAGGAGCACGGGCTCCTCCTACAGGACTGCTACCCTAAACCATCAGGCCTACAGGCGCTCCTTGCTCTGGATGTGCCCTACTATTATTTCAGCTGCAAG CCTGGTGAGAGTGATCCAGGGTTACCAGAGATTTCAGCCACAACGTCAGCACCTCCACAGCAGACCCATCCATCAAGGAGCTCAGCTGCCCAGTTCCCTCACATGGTGTCCAGGCGAGCTCTCAGAGACTTTGTGGGCCTGGAGAACTGCGAGAAGGCGACCCGCGACGCCATGCTCAACTTCAGCTTCTACCTGACCATCGGCGACATGGATGAAGCCTTCAAGTCTATCAAGCTCATCAAAAG TAAAGCGGTATGGGAAAACATGGCACGGATGTGTGTGAAAACCCGCCGACTGGATGTGGCACGCGTGTGCCTTGGGAATATGGGAAATGCCAGGGCAGCAAAAGCACTAAAGGAGGCGGAGGTTGAGCCTGAGCCAGAAGCACAAGTGGCAATGTTGGCCATTCAGCTCGGCATGCTG GAAGATGCGGAAAAGTTGTACAAGAGCTGTCAGCGCTATGACCTGCTGAACAACTTCTACCAGGCTCTCGGCCAATGGCAGCAAGCtttggaaacagcagagagccaCGATCGGATCCACCTGCGCACCACCTACTACAATTATGCCAAATACCTTGAGTCCATGGGAGACAAGAGCCTGGCCCTCGCATA TTATGAgaactcagacacacacagagtcgaAGTACCCAGAATGCTCCAGGACGACACATCATCTCTAGAGATCtatgtcaacaaaatgaaagacaa GAACATCTATAAGTGGTGGGCCCAGTACCTGGAGAGCCAGTCAGACATGGATTCAGCGCTGCGTTTCTATGAATGTGCCCAAGATTATCTCTCACTGGTTCGAGTCCAATGCTACATGGGGAACATTCAGAAG GCATCTGAGATAGCCAATGACACAGGTGACAGGGCAGCATCATACCACCTGGCTAGGCACTATGAGGGCCATGATGATATCAGACAGGCTGTCCACTTCTACACACGAGCCCAGGCCTACAACAATGCCATACGACTTTGTAAG GAGAATGGTCTGGATGATCAGCTGATGAATCTGGCTCTGCTCAGTAACGCAGAGGACATGATGGAGGCTGCCTGTTACTACGAGGAGAAAGGCACCCACATGGACCGAGCTGTCTCACTCTACCACAAG GCTGGTTACGTCTCCAAAGCTCTGGAGCTGGCCTTTGCCACCCAGCAGTTCTCTGCACTCCAGCTGATTGCTGAGGATCTAAATGAGTACTCTGACCCAGCCCTCCTGGCACGCTGCTCCGACTTCTTCATCACGCATTCCCAGTATGAAAAGGCTGTGGAGTTACTGGTAGCAGCCAAGAAG TACCATCAAGCCCTGGAGCTGTGTGTGACCCAAAGCTTGACCATCACAGAGGAGCTGGCAGAGAGAATGACTGTGACTGATTCAAAAGACTTGTCTGAAGAGGCCCGAAAGGAGCTGCTGGAGAGGATAGCAGACTGCTGCATGCGTCAGGGCAATTATCACTTAGCCACGAAGAAATACACACAGGCCGGCAACAAGCTCAAG GCCATGAGGGCACTCCTCAAGTCGGGTGACACAGAGAAAATAGTATTCTTCGCCACTATTTCTCGCCAGAAGGAGCTTTTCATCATGGCCGCCAACTATCTCCAGTCTCTGGACTGGCGGAAGGATCCAGAGATCTTGAAGACAATCATTGGTTTCTACACCAAAGGCAGGGCACCAGACCTACTGGCTGGCTTCTATGAAGCCTGTGCTCAG GTGGAGATTGATGATTACCAGAACTATGAAAAGGCTTTAGACGCTTTGACTGAGGCTTACAAGTGCCTCTCAAAAGCAAAGGACTCTTCATCTGGACAACACGAAGTAAAACTGGCTGACCTGCAGCACAGAGTCACACTAATCAAGAAGTTTGTCCTCGCACGCAG GCTGTATGCAGAGGATGCTGGTGAGGCAGTGCGGTTATGTGAAGCTTTGCTGGAGGAGCCTGAGTTGGACCCTGCGGTCAGGATTGGCGATGCATTTGGATTCCTGGTAGAACACCACTGTCAGCAAGGCAACTACCAAGTG GCCTACCGTAAGCTGGAGGAGCTCCAGAAGCTTTTGCCATCGCAGAACGTCAGGTACTACGTTAGCCAGGCCAGCCTAGAGGCCCTGCAGAAAGAGTTGGGTATACCCATGGAGCGTGGTGAACACAGGCACAATgtgaaggaggaggatgaagtgGAGGAAGACTTAAATGTCTCTTAA
- the tmem204 gene encoding transmembrane protein 204, with protein sequence MAVQRLVAAAVAVALLSLVLNNVAAFTPSWVLQALEDGRKRSVGLWRMCPTGGERGRDDLQAGRRGQGTQRQCEGLGWGSDYAGYQESRSTVKLQFDMMRACNLMATVALTVGQLIFLLGLMELPFITQESQWWEEAIAALFQLASFVLVIGLVTFYKIGPYTHLSYSCYLDIAACLLATMAAAMLIWNILHRRDDCLAPRVIIISRSLASPFHPRLDNDYVESPC encoded by the exons ATGGCCGTGCAGAGGCTGGTGGCGGCAGCGGTGGCAGTAGCCCTGCTGTCCCTGGTCCTTAACAATGTCGCAGCCTTCACCCCCAGCTGGGTCCTGCAGGCCCTGGAGGACGGACGCAAGCGGAGTGTGGGACTATGGAGGATGTGCCCCACTGGTGGGGAAAGGGGCCGCGATGATCTCCAAGCTGGGAGAAGGGGGCAGGGGACACAGAGGCAGTGCGAAGGTCTGGGATGGGGCTCTGATTATGCAGGCTACCAAGAGTCCCGCAGCACAGTCAAAT TGCAGTTTGACATGATGCGGGCATGTAACCTGATGGCGACGGTGGCCCTGACTGTTGGCCAGCTGATCTTCCTCCTAGGCCTGATGGAGCTGCCCTTCATCACACAGGAATCCCAGTGGTGGGAGGAGGCCATTGCTGCACTCTTCCAGCTAGCCA GTTTTGTGCTGGTGATTGGACTTGTGACCTTCTACAAGATCGGGCCCTACACACACCTGTCCTACTCCTGCTACTTGGACATAGCTGCTTGCCTGCTGGCCACGATGGCTGCGGCCATGCTCATCTGGAACATTTTACATCGCCGCGATGACTGCCTCGCACCCAGAGTTATTATCATCAGTCGCTCACTGGCATCACCATTCCACCCGCGCCTCGACAATGACTACGTGGAGTCGCCTTGTTGA